One segment of Cellulosilyticum sp. I15G10I2 DNA contains the following:
- a CDS encoding tripartite tricarboxylate transporter TctB family protein → MADLFKLKIVYSTSHLIGPKIVGMILIILALIMVAQEIIKRRKEGRSFSFKGKKFFEENYDKLKFWGTLILFVLYILALELVGFLIASLIFIFLFNILFAGIKNIKSIAVSAAISIISSVSIWYIFGFLFNITLP, encoded by the coding sequence ATGGCAGATTTATTTAAACTTAAGATTGTGTATTCAACATCTCACCTTATTGGACCTAAAATTGTTGGGATGATACTTATTATTTTGGCACTCATTATGGTAGCGCAAGAGATTATAAAAAGAAGAAAAGAAGGCAGATCATTCAGCTTTAAAGGCAAAAAGTTTTTTGAGGAAAACTATGATAAGTTAAAGTTCTGGGGAACCTTAATTTTATTTGTTCTTTATATCCTAGCATTAGAACTCGTTGGATTTTTAATTGCAAGTCTTATATTTATTTTCTTATTTAATATTTTATTTGCAGGTATTAAAAATATAAAATCTATTGCTGTTTCAGCTGCAATTTCAATTATTTCTAGTGTGAGTATTTGGTATATTTTTGGATTTTTGTTCAATATTACATTACCCTAA
- a CDS encoding NAD(P)-dependent oxidoreductase, whose amino-acid sequence MSIHVVNEAKRCLNCKRPLCKEGCPISTPIPEMIQTFLNAELDGAGEMIFDNNPLSIVCSLICDHDKQCEGHCILGKKGVPVHISSIEHYISDTYFDKRKARRNPAKGKKAAVIGSGPAGITIAIILAKRGYDITIFDSKEKIGGVLRYGIPEFRLPKTILDRYHKKLMEFGIKIRPNTSIGGALEIDDLFRDGYRAIFVGTGVWRPRKLGVKGESFGNVHFAIDYLCNPDSYQLGERVAVIGAGNAAMDVARTALRKGVKHVTVYERSFKAAASPREIEYAKVDGVEFEYCKEIVELTETGPVFKAIEYDENGDIAAISDTTTHYPADSTIVAISQGPKNKIVSTTTGLEVNSRGLLVANEKGQTTREGIFASGDVVQGARTVVEAVAHSKVVADAMDEYMQSLEAEQLK is encoded by the coding sequence ATGTCAATACATGTAGTTAATGAAGCTAAGCGTTGTTTAAATTGTAAGAGACCTTTATGTAAAGAAGGATGCCCTATCAGTACGCCCATTCCTGAGATGATACAAACCTTTTTGAACGCTGAGCTGGATGGGGCTGGTGAGATGATTTTTGATAATAATCCACTATCCATTGTTTGTTCGCTCATTTGTGACCATGATAAACAATGTGAAGGACACTGCATTCTAGGAAAAAAGGGAGTACCTGTACACATCAGTAGTATTGAACACTATATTTCAGATACTTATTTTGATAAAAGAAAGGCAAGACGTAATCCTGCTAAGGGAAAAAAAGCGGCTGTAATAGGATCGGGGCCTGCTGGTATTACAATTGCTATTATTTTAGCTAAAAGAGGGTATGATATTACTATATTTGATTCAAAAGAAAAAATTGGAGGCGTTCTTAGATATGGTATTCCAGAATTTAGATTGCCAAAGACTATTTTAGATAGATACCATAAAAAATTAATGGAATTTGGTATTAAAATCAGACCTAATACATCTATTGGTGGTGCACTAGAAATAGATGATTTGTTTAGAGACGGTTATCGTGCTATTTTTGTTGGAACAGGGGTATGGCGCCCAAGAAAGCTAGGGGTAAAAGGAGAAAGTTTTGGCAATGTGCATTTTGCAATTGATTATTTATGCAATCCAGACTCTTATCAGTTAGGAGAACGGGTAGCTGTTATTGGTGCGGGCAATGCGGCGATGGATGTTGCAAGAACAGCTTTAAGAAAGGGTGTTAAACATGTTACTGTTTACGAAAGATCATTTAAAGCTGCAGCATCACCGAGAGAAATCGAGTACGCGAAAGTAGACGGCGTTGAGTTTGAGTACTGTAAGGAAATCGTAGAATTAACAGAAACGGGCCCTGTCTTTAAGGCGATTGAATATGATGAAAACGGTGATATTGCAGCTATATCAGATACAACAACACATTATCCTGCAGACTCTACAATTGTTGCAATCAGCCAAGGACCTAAAAATAAAATTGTCTCTACCACTACAGGGCTTGAGGTAAACAGCAGAGGTTTATTAGTTGCAAACGAAAAGGGACAGACTACAAGGGAAGGGATTTTTGCCTCTGGAGATGTAGTTCAGGGAGCAAGAACGGTAGTTGAAGCTGTAGCCCACTCTAAAGTGGTAGCTGATGCAATGGATGAATATATGCAAAGCTTAGAAGCGGAACAATTGAAATGA
- a CDS encoding PPC domain-containing DNA-binding protein, with protein MFYKVCGDTIVIRLEKGEDVVRSVEAICKKENVTLGYVTGIGAVNHVAMGLFATEEKKYYTKTYEGDFEISALVGNITTQNGGVYSHLHITITNSVKETVYGGHLNEAIVSATAEIFIRILEGKVERVFDEKIGLNVMDL; from the coding sequence ATGTTCTATAAAGTATGCGGCGATACGATTGTTATAAGGCTTGAAAAAGGTGAAGATGTCGTTCGGTCAGTTGAAGCAATCTGCAAAAAAGAGAATGTAACTTTAGGTTATGTGACAGGGATTGGTGCTGTTAATCATGTGGCTATGGGACTCTTTGCGACAGAGGAAAAGAAGTATTATACCAAGACGTATGAGGGCGATTTTGAAATCTCAGCGCTTGTAGGCAATATTACTACACAAAATGGAGGCGTATATTCCCATTTGCATATTACGATTACAAATTCAGTGAAGGAAACGGTTTATGGCGGCCACTTAAATGAGGCGATAGTTAGTGCAACTGCTGAAATTTTTATTCGTATCCTAGAGGGTAAAGTAGAAAGAGTGTTTGATGAAAAGATTGGACTTAATGTAATGGATTTATAA
- a CDS encoding sigma 54-interacting transcriptional regulator, whose amino-acid sequence MKNIAFIVPRDEMLLQAAEVIKEEGLEVHTLKVVKTADVVSEARKVIADGVDLIVARGMQASLIKSYTNVPVVEICLTSQEIGRLIVRAKKILQKAKPRIGIIGFPNMFCDMTYFNDIFDIELHRYLIKESDETQEAVNKALADKVELLIGGEMTVVTANIVGIPALFLESTKDSIRQATQIAKNMNYAREIEKKHNAHMEALVGYSFSGILKLNQSGVIIVANHMMQEILGKRCEDIIGKHIGDVLDEIDFESIESVLSAKKESYSSFLRINNMALIIMAVPIQVDDEVEGAIISCHKVQKLEQMESQALREMYLHGYVAQSNFTQILRKSKEMKEIIELAKLFAQTKNPVLIYGEVGTEKELFAQSIHNNSVRKNAPFISINCNGMSEEMQTTVLFGNNYADNGIEKQKGALEIGNYGTVLIHEIEQLTMHCQYRLFKAIKYKTLIQNDIEKTMTLDVKVVATSRRNLSVLVKKGLFREDLYYALNALSFEIPPLRKTQEDIEILLNEYTKAYAAQYERYIVLTTGAKKMIYEYQWEGNLIQLESFCERMVLTAPRRTVDENFVRYLLGQLYPIIRQVNDEEKVVVYKAPEGAIIAELLEKHKGNRELVAQELNISKTTLWRHMKKYGVSNKYDI is encoded by the coding sequence ATGAAAAATATTGCATTTATTGTGCCAAGAGATGAAATGCTCTTACAGGCAGCAGAAGTCATTAAAGAGGAAGGCCTCGAGGTTCATACTTTAAAGGTAGTTAAAACAGCAGATGTAGTGAGTGAGGCGAGAAAGGTTATAGCAGATGGTGTTGATCTGATTGTAGCAAGAGGGATGCAGGCATCTTTAATTAAAAGCTATACCAATGTGCCGGTAGTAGAAATTTGTTTAACAAGTCAAGAAATCGGCAGACTTATAGTTAGGGCTAAAAAGATTTTGCAAAAAGCAAAACCACGGATTGGTATTATTGGCTTTCCAAATATGTTTTGTGACATGACTTATTTTAATGATATTTTTGATATAGAGCTGCATCGGTATTTAATTAAAGAGAGTGATGAAACACAAGAAGCTGTAAATAAAGCATTAGCAGATAAAGTAGAGCTATTAATTGGTGGGGAGATGACTGTTGTCACAGCCAATATTGTAGGCATCCCAGCACTTTTTTTAGAGTCTACTAAAGATTCTATCAGACAAGCGACACAGATTGCTAAGAATATGAATTATGCCAGAGAAATTGAAAAGAAGCATAATGCACATATGGAAGCGCTGGTAGGTTACTCTTTCAGCGGCATATTAAAACTTAATCAAAGCGGCGTGATTATAGTAGCCAACCATATGATGCAGGAGATATTAGGTAAAAGATGCGAAGATATTATAGGCAAACATATAGGGGATGTTTTAGATGAAATTGATTTTGAGAGTATAGAAAGTGTTTTAAGCGCTAAGAAGGAAAGTTATTCTTCTTTTTTAAGAATCAATAATATGGCACTGATTATTATGGCAGTACCTATTCAAGTAGATGATGAAGTTGAAGGGGCTATTATATCCTGTCATAAGGTGCAAAAGTTAGAACAAATGGAATCACAGGCCCTTCGCGAAATGTATCTTCATGGGTATGTCGCTCAGAGTAACTTCACCCAGATTCTAAGAAAATCCAAAGAGATGAAAGAGATTATTGAACTTGCTAAGCTTTTTGCACAGACAAAAAATCCAGTTCTGATTTATGGTGAGGTAGGAACAGAAAAAGAGCTATTTGCGCAAAGTATCCATAATAATAGTGTTAGGAAAAATGCACCCTTTATATCTATTAACTGTAATGGAATGAGTGAAGAAATGCAGACTACGGTATTGTTTGGAAATAATTATGCAGATAATGGGATAGAAAAACAAAAGGGTGCATTGGAGATTGGTAATTATGGGACAGTTTTAATTCATGAGATCGAACAGCTCACAATGCATTGTCAATACCGCTTATTTAAAGCCATTAAATACAAAACATTGATTCAAAATGATATTGAAAAAACAATGACTTTAGATGTAAAAGTAGTAGCAACCAGCAGAAGAAATTTATCTGTGCTTGTTAAAAAAGGACTTTTTAGAGAAGACTTATACTATGCTTTAAATGCATTATCCTTCGAGATTCCTCCTTTAAGAAAAACACAAGAGGACATTGAGATCTTATTAAATGAGTATACAAAAGCATATGCGGCGCAGTATGAACGCTATATCGTTTTAACTACGGGTGCTAAAAAGATGATCTATGAATATCAATGGGAAGGTAACTTGATTCAACTAGAAAGCTTTTGTGAGAGGATGGTGCTTACTGCACCTAGAAGAACAGTAGATGAAAACTTTGTGAGGTATTTATTAGGTCAGTTATATCCTATAATACGCCAGGTGAATGATGAGGAAAAAGTGGTCGTTTATAAAGCGCCAGAAGGAGCAATTATTGCGGAATTATTGGAAAAACACAAGGGTAATCGTGAACTTGTTGCCCAGGAACTTAATATAAGTAAAACTACTTTATGGCGTCATATGAAAAAGTATGGTGTATCTAATAAATACGATATATAA
- a CDS encoding LysR substrate-binding domain-containing protein — protein MESKQLEYIIKIAEECNITHAAEKLFLTQSALNQQLLKLEKDLGTPLFHRSRTNWRPTKAGEVYIKNAREILRIKREAYRIINDIADTKKGHLSVGLTPGRGIIMFTSVYPTFHRLYPHIVVEPIEMSVKKQQQLVAQGDLDIAFMTLCDCHKTNDAYITILTEEFLLALPKQHPLSHLASPPGEPLATLDISKLKDDPFVLMYKESTSRDVVDSIFEKSNFTPKVLFETSSTSTIITMVESNLCCGLIPRYYTLGRDDMVCFSLPQKTTWDVVASYKKDSYLSCIARDFIDLAKNHWAEQVRTPL, from the coding sequence ATGGAGTCAAAGCAATTAGAATATATTATTAAAATTGCCGAAGAATGTAATATTACCCATGCTGCCGAAAAACTTTTTCTTACTCAGTCAGCGCTTAATCAACAGCTACTTAAATTAGAAAAAGATTTAGGCACGCCGCTTTTTCATCGATCAAGGACCAATTGGCGTCCCACCAAAGCAGGTGAGGTGTATATCAAAAACGCACGTGAAATCTTAAGAATTAAAAGAGAGGCTTACCGCATTATCAACGATATCGCGGATACCAAAAAAGGTCACCTATCGGTAGGTCTCACCCCTGGACGAGGGATTATTATGTTTACCTCTGTCTATCCCACCTTTCATCGCTTATACCCTCATATCGTAGTTGAACCCATAGAAATGAGTGTCAAAAAGCAGCAGCAGCTTGTAGCGCAAGGAGATCTGGATATTGCTTTTATGACACTATGCGACTGCCATAAAACAAATGATGCTTATATTACAATCCTGACAGAGGAATTTCTCTTAGCACTTCCTAAACAGCATCCCCTAAGCCACCTGGCAAGTCCGCCCGGGGAGCCCTTGGCAACCCTTGATATTTCCAAACTCAAAGATGACCCTTTTGTTTTGATGTATAAAGAGTCTACCAGCCGAGATGTAGTGGATTCTATTTTTGAAAAATCCAATTTTACGCCAAAGGTATTATTTGAGACCTCCAGTACCAGTACGATTATTACAATGGTTGAATCTAATCTCTGCTGTGGCCTGATTCCTCGCTACTATACCCTTGGTCGGGATGATATGGTGTGTTTTTCTCTTCCCCAAAAAACAACTTGGGATGTGGTAGCCAGTTATAAAAAGGACAGCTATTTAAGCTGTATTGCCCGTGATTTTATTGATCTTGCAAAGAACCACTGGGCCGAGCAGGTAAGAACCCCGTTATAA
- a CDS encoding tripartite tricarboxylate transporter permease, translating to MEIFGITQFVVALLGVIGGIIFGAIPGMTATMAIAIFLPLTYAYDLTTSLYLLLGLYVGGISGGLIPAILINIPGTPSSITTGFDGYPMAKRGEAERALRIGITASLMGGIISLVCLWLFTPPLARLAIKFSAVEKFLIILFAMTVIAALSKGNMIRGIFAGFLGVFTALIGVFGDNNQLRMVPDMFKMQLMGGFELLPVLIGLFAISQIFEEAEKGMRREAISGEIGKSTLKFSFKDFKGQFVNVLRSSGIGTFMGILPGVGGSAASLLAYSQTKNFSKKPDELGKGAVEGLVSSESANNGLTGGALIPLLSLGIPGDSTTAVLVGAFMLQGIQVGPLFITQNPDIWHVILLALLICNILMFVVMFYPIKFISKIINIPQCRLYPVIIIMCLVGAYSIRNGNMFDVWSLLLFGLLGYIFMKVKLPIAPYLIGFILGRDLEKYFIDSLKGAGGNLGVFFSRPIGWAIWILIFISIGYAILDDRKAKKAVNIA from the coding sequence ATGGAAATTTTCGGAATTACACAATTCGTGGTGGCGCTATTAGGTGTAATCGGCGGTATTATTTTTGGCGCTATTCCAGGTATGACAGCAACGATGGCAATCGCTATTTTTCTGCCATTAACCTATGCATATGATCTTACAACATCCCTTTATTTGCTCTTGGGGCTTTATGTAGGAGGGATAAGCGGAGGGCTTATTCCAGCTATACTTATTAATATTCCTGGAACGCCTTCTTCAATAACTACGGGGTTTGACGGCTATCCTATGGCAAAACGCGGCGAGGCAGAGCGTGCTTTAAGAATAGGGATTACAGCATCACTTATGGGTGGTATCATCAGTTTGGTTTGTCTTTGGTTGTTTACACCACCTCTTGCGCGGCTGGCTATTAAGTTCTCAGCTGTTGAAAAATTCTTAATTATTCTATTTGCTATGACTGTTATTGCAGCGCTTTCAAAAGGCAATATGATAAGAGGAATTTTTGCAGGGTTCTTAGGCGTTTTTACAGCACTGATTGGTGTATTTGGAGACAATAATCAGCTTCGTATGGTGCCTGATATGTTTAAAATGCAATTAATGGGTGGATTTGAACTTCTGCCGGTACTTATAGGCCTTTTTGCCATCTCTCAGATTTTTGAAGAGGCAGAAAAAGGGATGCGCCGAGAAGCCATCAGTGGTGAAATAGGCAAGTCCACGCTCAAGTTCTCGTTCAAAGATTTTAAAGGTCAGTTTGTCAATGTGCTTCGGTCTAGTGGGATAGGTACTTTTATGGGCATTTTACCAGGGGTTGGAGGAAGTGCAGCTTCGCTTCTTGCTTATTCACAGACAAAGAACTTTTCTAAAAAGCCTGATGAGCTTGGAAAAGGAGCGGTAGAAGGACTTGTTTCTAGTGAGTCTGCTAATAATGGACTAACAGGTGGAGCACTTATTCCACTGCTTTCACTGGGGATTCCGGGAGACTCAACAACAGCTGTGCTTGTTGGCGCTTTCATGCTTCAGGGAATTCAGGTAGGGCCGCTGTTTATTACACAGAATCCAGATATATGGCATGTTATTCTGCTCGCACTGCTCATATGTAATATATTGATGTTTGTTGTGATGTTTTATCCTATCAAATTTATTTCTAAGATTATTAACATTCCACAGTGCAGACTTTACCCTGTTATTATCATTATGTGTTTAGTAGGGGCGTATTCTATAAGAAACGGAAATATGTTTGATGTATGGTCTTTATTACTATTTGGCCTTCTTGGCTATATCTTTATGAAAGTTAAGCTGCCAATAGCGCCTTATCTGATCGGCTTTATTCTTGGAAGAGACCTAGAAAAATATTTCATAGATTCACTTAAAGGCGCAGGTGGTAACTTAGGCGTATTCTTCTCAAGACCTATCGGATGGGCGATATGGATCTTAATCTTTATCTCCATTGGATATGCTATTTTAGATGATAGAAAAGCAAAAAAAGCAGTTAATATAGCTTAG
- a CDS encoding enolase C-terminal domain-like protein produces MMTPTITSMEVYPVAGKDCMLLNLSGAHAPYFTRNVVVLKDSTGAVGVGEVPGGIKITDALEACKSLVLGTSIGEYKNTLLNIKRELDKKGEEDKRGNQTFDLRIGVHVLTAIEAPLLDLLGKHLNVPVAALLGEGMQRDKVRMLGYLFYVADRKKTDLPYDEAPEGDCDWYRLRHEEALTPESIVALAKASKEKYGFDDFKLKGGVLEGKEEIKAIKALKEAFPEARITLDPNGGWLLKDAIELCKDMHGILTYCEDPCGAENGYSGREILAEFRRATGLPTATNMIATDWREMSHSMILQSVDIPLADPHFWTMSGSVRVGQMCNEFGLTWGSHSNNHFDISLAMFTHVAAAVPGAINAIDTHWIWQEGIERLTKEPLQIKNGFVEVPKKPGLGIDIDMDQLLKAHEVYKANCLGGRDDAMGMQYLIPDWKFDPKKPCMVR; encoded by the coding sequence ATGATGACACCAACTATTACAAGTATGGAAGTTTATCCGGTTGCAGGCAAGGATTGTATGCTGCTTAATTTAAGCGGAGCCCATGCACCCTATTTTACAAGAAATGTCGTTGTTCTAAAAGATAGTACAGGCGCAGTAGGTGTAGGCGAGGTGCCGGGTGGTATTAAAATCACTGATGCACTGGAAGCATGCAAAAGCCTAGTGCTGGGAACTAGTATTGGAGAGTATAAAAACACACTACTTAATATAAAAAGAGAGTTAGATAAAAAAGGAGAAGAAGATAAAAGAGGCAATCAAACCTTTGATCTTCGAATAGGAGTACATGTTTTAACAGCTATTGAGGCACCTCTTTTAGATTTACTTGGGAAGCACCTTAATGTACCCGTTGCTGCCTTGCTTGGTGAGGGGATGCAAAGAGATAAGGTCAGAATGCTGGGCTACTTATTTTATGTAGCAGACAGAAAGAAGACAGATCTGCCCTATGATGAAGCGCCAGAGGGTGATTGTGACTGGTACCGCCTTCGCCATGAAGAAGCTCTGACACCAGAAAGTATAGTAGCCCTCGCCAAAGCATCTAAAGAAAAGTATGGTTTTGATGATTTTAAACTAAAAGGTGGCGTATTAGAAGGCAAAGAAGAGATTAAAGCGATTAAAGCCTTGAAAGAAGCTTTTCCGGAGGCTAGAATTACACTAGATCCAAATGGTGGCTGGCTACTAAAAGATGCTATTGAACTTTGCAAAGATATGCATGGCATTTTAACATACTGCGAAGATCCATGTGGTGCAGAAAATGGCTATTCGGGCAGAGAAATCCTTGCTGAGTTCAGAAGAGCTACGGGACTTCCTACAGCGACCAATATGATTGCTACAGATTGGCGGGAAATGAGCCATTCTATGATACTTCAGTCAGTTGATATTCCGCTGGCAGACCCTCATTTTTGGACCATGTCAGGCTCGGTAAGAGTAGGACAGATGTGTAATGAATTTGGCTTAACATGGGGCTCTCATTCCAATAATCACTTTGATATTTCCCTTGCTATGTTTACACATGTTGCGGCAGCTGTTCCAGGCGCTATTAATGCGATTGATACACATTGGATCTGGCAAGAAGGGATTGAAAGGTTAACTAAGGAACCGTTGCAGATTAAAAACGGCTTTGTAGAAGTTCCTAAAAAGCCAGGGCTCGGTATTGATATTGACATGGATCAGCTTTTAAAAGCTCACGAAGTGTACAAAGCAAATTGCCTAGGTGGCAGAGATGATGCGATGGGCATGCAGTATTTGATTCCAGATTGGAAGTTTGATCCTAAGAAACCTTGTATGGTACGCTAA
- the garR gene encoding 2-hydroxy-3-oxopropionate reductase — translation MILKEIITMKIGFIGLGIMGKPMSKNLLKAGYELVVRDFNKEAVAEVVVAGAKEANSSAEVAAQSDIVITMLPNSPHVKEVVCGEGGVLEGAKEGLILVDMSSIAPLASQEIEKACAQKGVKMLDAPVSGGEPKAIDGTLSIMVGGDKEVFEKVYDLLMAMGASAVHCGGIGAGNTTKLANQVIVALNIAAVSEAFMLAVKAGVDPQLVFDAIKGGLAGSTVMNAKAPMMMEGNFKPGFKIDLHIKDLNNALDTGHDVGAPLPMTATVMEMLQMLRADGCGQDDHSGIAKYYEKLAGTTIKK, via the coding sequence ATGATTTTAAAGGAGATTATAACCATGAAAATTGGGTTTATCGGTTTAGGCATTATGGGAAAACCCATGAGCAAAAACTTATTAAAAGCAGGTTATGAACTAGTTGTTAGAGACTTTAATAAAGAGGCTGTTGCAGAAGTAGTTGTAGCGGGAGCTAAGGAAGCAAATAGCTCAGCTGAAGTTGCAGCCCAATCTGATATTGTAATTACCATGTTACCTAATTCACCTCACGTTAAAGAAGTTGTTTGCGGAGAAGGCGGCGTACTTGAAGGGGCAAAAGAAGGACTCATTCTCGTTGATATGAGCTCTATAGCACCACTTGCTTCTCAGGAGATAGAAAAAGCTTGTGCCCAAAAAGGCGTAAAGATGTTAGATGCACCAGTAAGTGGCGGAGAACCTAAAGCGATTGATGGAACACTTTCTATTATGGTTGGTGGCGATAAAGAAGTTTTTGAAAAAGTATATGATTTATTAATGGCAATGGGTGCATCAGCTGTACACTGTGGTGGAATCGGAGCTGGTAATACAACAAAACTTGCAAACCAAGTAATAGTAGCCCTTAATATTGCGGCAGTATCGGAAGCTTTTATGCTGGCTGTTAAAGCTGGTGTGGATCCACAGCTGGTATTTGACGCTATAAAAGGTGGACTTGCAGGAAGTACGGTTATGAATGCCAAAGCACCTATGATGATGGAAGGCAACTTCAAACCAGGCTTTAAAATTGACTTACACATAAAAGATTTAAACAATGCACTAGACACAGGTCATGACGTAGGTGCACCACTGCCTATGACAGCTACTGTGATGGAAATGCTTCAAATGCTTCGTGCAGATGGATGTGGGCAAGATGATCATAGCGGTATTGCAAAATACTATGAGAAACTTGCGGGCACGACGATTAAAAAATAA
- the dapA gene encoding 4-hydroxy-tetrahydrodipicolinate synthase: protein MSFIPKGVIPPIITPLTDDGQLNEKVFRQLINHFIDSGVHGLFPLGTTGEFYAFNNEEYRRILEITVEETKGRVPIYGGANHITTRGTIELVKICEEVGVDAVSVLTPMFVSQTQDELYAFFETIAKSTTLPIIMYNNKPKTNVTIEPETAARLAEIDNIVGIKDSTGDMTNAAEYIRLTRHNDNFHVLMGRDTLIHAGLCYGATGAIASCANVAPKVAVDIYNKYVEGDLKGSLEAQFIFAPLRIACNMGTFPAVIKEGLIQQGFEVGKCLEPIAELSADQKAKLNRVLKEMGLV, encoded by the coding sequence ATGAGTTTTATTCCAAAAGGCGTTATTCCACCGATTATTACACCACTAACTGATGATGGACAATTAAACGAGAAGGTATTTAGGCAATTAATTAATCATTTTATAGACTCGGGGGTACATGGCTTATTTCCTCTAGGTACGACAGGAGAATTCTATGCATTTAATAATGAAGAATATAGGAGAATTCTTGAAATTACTGTAGAGGAGACAAAAGGACGTGTACCTATATATGGCGGAGCTAATCATATTACGACGAGAGGGACTATTGAACTTGTAAAAATATGTGAAGAAGTAGGCGTTGATGCAGTTTCTGTTTTAACACCTATGTTTGTATCACAAACTCAAGATGAGCTGTATGCTTTTTTTGAAACGATTGCGAAGAGTACGACACTCCCTATTATTATGTATAATAACAAGCCAAAAACTAACGTAACGATTGAGCCTGAGACTGCAGCGAGGCTTGCTGAGATTGACAATATTGTTGGGATCAAAGATAGTACTGGAGATATGACTAACGCAGCGGAATACATTAGACTGACACGTCATAATGACAACTTCCATGTACTGATGGGAAGAGATACGCTTATTCATGCGGGATTATGCTATGGTGCAACAGGGGCAATTGCATCTTGTGCCAATGTTGCGCCAAAGGTTGCAGTAGATATTTATAACAAGTATGTAGAGGGTGACCTGAAAGGTTCGTTAGAGGCACAATTTATATTTGCGCCGCTTCGTATAGCTTGTAATATGGGTACTTTCCCTGCGGTTATTAAAGAAGGGCTTATTCAACAAGGTTTTGAAGTTGGCAAATGCCTAGAACCTATTGCAGAACTTTCAGCGGATCAAAAGGCGAAGTTGAATCGTGTTTTAAAAGAAATGGGACTTGTATAG
- a CDS encoding tripartite tricarboxylate transporter substrate-binding protein: protein MTMKKLLSLGMAMVLSTSALMGCAAKPQTSAPAPAAQSKDAQAEKASENTSSAFDKQRVRVVIGSTSTSGDSYMVADTVTRFLSKELNFNGKVDAVGAGAALDAIKGGKGDGSTIMIFHDMTYLGVAFGAYDEAYALENMVIGPRVGINPGAAFAAAEKAPYNDMKEIAEYLKANPDQKVRVAVEAGGVSHISFISYYEWVKEEYGEDVASRVVVIVGGSTADKCQMLWDGNADVIFADYSSLKQYTEDGVDAQLKMKFTALLDEIEGVDIPTYAEQGIKLYGEPFAFSKDFLMYLPKDTPQAIVDELDAAMAKVSADPEFIEEMKKLTYAAGYLPSGEASAYIMKKRDSLTQLINEAPPLDDLTVQ from the coding sequence ATGACAATGAAAAAATTATTATCCCTCGGTATGGCTATGGTTTTAAGTACAAGTGCACTCATGGGCTGTGCTGCTAAACCTCAAACTTCAGCACCAGCACCGGCTGCCCAGTCAAAAGATGCACAGGCCGAAAAAGCCAGCGAAAATACATCTTCAGCTTTTGATAAGCAAAGAGTACGTGTTGTAATAGGTTCTACTTCGACTTCAGGGGACTCTTATATGGTTGCTGATACAGTAACACGCTTTTTATCAAAAGAGCTTAACTTTAACGGCAAGGTTGATGCAGTCGGTGCAGGAGCGGCCCTAGACGCGATCAAAGGTGGAAAAGGTGATGGCTCAACGATTATGATCTTCCATGACATGACCTATCTTGGGGTTGCATTTGGCGCATATGATGAGGCTTATGCATTAGAAAATATGGTGATTGGGCCACGTGTTGGGATCAACCCAGGTGCAGCATTTGCAGCAGCAGAGAAAGCACCCTACAATGATATGAAAGAAATAGCAGAATATCTTAAAGCAAATCCTGATCAAAAGGTACGTGTTGCTGTTGAAGCAGGCGGTGTATCACACATTTCATTTATCTCATACTATGAGTGGGTTAAAGAAGAATATGGTGAAGATGTAGCTAGTCGTGTTGTTGTAATTGTAGGTGGGTCAACTGCAGATAAATGCCAAATGCTTTGGGATGGTAATGCAGATGTCATCTTTGCAGATTATTCTTCACTTAAACAATATACAGAAGATGGTGTAGATGCTCAGCTTAAAATGAAGTTTACGGCACTTCTTGATGAAATTGAAGGCGTAGATATCCCGACATATGCAGAGCAAGGCATTAAGTTATACGGTGAACCATTCGCATTCTCAAAAGACTTCTTAATGTATTTACCAAAAGATACGCCACAGGCTATAGTAGATGAACTTGACGCAGCAATGGCGAAAGTAAGTGCAGATCCTGAGTTTATTGAAGAAATGAAAAAACTTACATATGCTGCAGGGTATCTACCTTCAGGAGAAGCCTCAGCGTATATCATGAAAAAAAGAGATTCTCTTACTCAGTTAATTAATGAAGCACCACCACTTGATGATCTTACTGTTCAATAA